A DNA window from Acidobacteriota bacterium contains the following coding sequences:
- a CDS encoding ATP:cob(I)alamin adenosyltransferase has translation MPRITKVTTKKGDAGDTSLGSGRRVPKDSLRTTAYGTVDELNAVVGVALASDLDERLRP, from the coding sequence ATGCCGAGGATCACCAAGGTCACCACCAAGAAGGGCGATGCCGGGGACACCAGCCTGGGCAGCGGCCGTCGGGTTCCCAAGGACTCCCTGCGAACCACCGCCTACGGCACCGTCGACGAGCTCAACGCGGTGGTCGGCGTGGCGCTGGCGAGCGATCTGGACGAGCGTTTGAGGCC